A window from Trichomycterus rosablanca isolate fTriRos1 chromosome 21, fTriRos1.hap1, whole genome shotgun sequence encodes these proteins:
- the pebp1 gene encoding phosphatidylethanolamine-binding protein 1 — protein sequence MPVDLGQWTGDLALTEVDEKPGRALTVKYGSLEIDQLGKVLTPTQVQNRPTLIDWEGCDSGKLYTLAMTDPDAPSRKDPKFREWHHFLVVNMKGNDVSSGCVMSDYVGSGPPKGTGLHRYVWLVYEQPGALSCTEPVLTNRSGDNRGKFKIQNFRKKYGLGAPLAGTCYQAEWDDYVPKLYERLAGK from the exons ATGCCGGTGGATCTTGGTCAGTGGACGGGAGATCTGGCGCTTACTGAGGTGGATGAAAAGCCGGGCAGAGCTCTGACAGTGAAATACGGCTCACTGGAGATCGACCAGCTGGGCAAAGTTCTCACCCCCACCCAG GTGCAGAATCGGCCCACGCTGATCGATTGGGAGGGCTGCGACTCCGGCAAGCTGTACACCTTAGCCATGACTGATCCGGACGCCCCCAGCAGGAAGGACCCCAAATTCCG ggaGTGGCACCACTTTCTGGTGGTGAATATGAAAGGAAACGACGTCTCCAGCGGCTGCGTGATGTCCGACTACGTGGGTTCTGGTCCGCCCAAAGGAACCG GTCTGCATCGTTACGTCTGGCTGGTGTACGAGCAGCCCGGCGCTCTGAGCTGCACCGAGCCCGTCCTCACCAACCGCTCCGGGGACAACCGGGGCAAATTCAAGATCCAAAACTTCCGCAAGAAGTACGGCCTGGGCGCCCCGCTGGCCGGGACCTGCTACCAGGCCGAGTGGGACGACTACGTACCCAAACTGTACGAGCGGCTCGCCGGGAAATAG